A DNA window from Paenibacillus sp. HWE-109 contains the following coding sequences:
- the spoIIIAD gene encoding stage III sporulation protein AD, which yields MEIIQIVGLGLIVTILTLIIKEQKPMFAFLLAAFTGIMIFLFLIGKISTVIQVLEDLAQKSSINMVFLKTILKIIGVAYIAEFGAQIVRDAGQESIASKIELSGKVLIMVMAIPIITVIIETVVKLLPA from the coding sequence ATGGAAATCATCCAGATTGTAGGCCTCGGACTCATTGTTACGATATTAACGCTCATCATCAAAGAGCAGAAGCCGATGTTCGCTTTTCTGCTGGCTGCCTTTACAGGCATCATGATCTTCCTGTTTCTGATTGGTAAAATTTCTACGGTCATTCAGGTGCTTGAGGATCTGGCGCAAAAATCCAGCATTAATATGGTTTTCCTCAAAACCATCCTCAAAATCATCGGCGTCGCCTATATTGCTGAGTTCGGTGCCCAAATAGTTCGGGATGCCGGCCAGGAATCTATTGCCTCCAAGATTGAGCTTTCAGGCAAGGTGCTCATTATGGTGATGGCGATTCCCATCATTACCGTCATTATCGAAACCGTCGTTAAGCTGCTGCCGGCTTAG
- the spoIIIAC gene encoding stage III sporulation protein AC: MNVDVNAIFQIAGIGIIIAMIHSVLKQMGKEDMAHWVTVIGFVVVLFMVVSMLDHLFKEIKTIFLFQ; the protein is encoded by the coding sequence ATGAATGTAGATGTGAATGCCATTTTCCAGATCGCCGGCATCGGCATCATCATCGCGATGATCCATTCGGTGCTCAAGCAGATGGGCAAAGAGGATATGGCTCACTGGGTCACGGTTATCGGCTTTGTGGTCGTGCTCTTCATGGTCGTCAGTATGCTCGATCATTTATTTAAAGAAATCAAAACCATTTTCCTATTCCAATGA
- the spoIIIAB gene encoding stage III sporulation protein SpoIIIAB, giving the protein MLKFVGGVLIIGAATLFGFLKATHYIRRPKQIRALISALGRMETEITYALTPLPEAFISLSKQVPDPLSSLFRITAERLLSSDGLSTREIWCMSVQDVWTRTSMKQAEQEVVLQLGSVLGLTDRSDQIKHIRLAISQLQTEETESREEQRRYEKMWKSLGVLIGALIVILMY; this is encoded by the coding sequence ATGCTTAAATTCGTTGGCGGGGTACTCATCATTGGCGCAGCGACTTTATTTGGATTTCTGAAGGCAACGCACTACATCAGGCGTCCCAAACAAATTAGAGCGCTTATCAGCGCTTTAGGACGAATGGAGACGGAAATCACTTATGCCCTCACACCGCTGCCTGAAGCTTTCATTTCTCTGAGTAAACAAGTGCCTGACCCCTTGTCATCACTATTTCGCATAACGGCTGAACGTTTATTGAGCAGTGATGGACTATCCACGCGGGAGATATGGTGCATGAGTGTACAGGATGTCTGGACACGCACCTCGATGAAACAAGCCGAGCAAGAAGTTGTTCTGCAGTTAGGCTCCGTTCTTGGACTGACAGATCGCAGCGACCAGATCAAACATATTCGGCTTGCCATCAGCCAACTGCAAACCGAAGAGACCGAATCCAGGGAAGAACAACGGCGCTACGAGAAAATGTGGAAAAGCCTTGGTGTTCTCATCGGCGCATTAATCGTGATTTTGATGTATTAA
- the spoIIIAA gene encoding stage III sporulation protein AA: protein MLTTIMHLFPQSLRLLLAELSPEVQASVEEIRIRESRPFEISWGDRYAFLDERGQIVAQEARAYKPNRQDCLTLLEMLTNHSLYTFEEELRRGYITIVGGHRVGLAGRTVLEQGHVRQIRDVSSFNIRIARELQGVGQAVLPHLYDPVMRSIHHTLIISPPQQGKTTLLRDIARLVSRGEWGTDSLANAGKKVGVIDERSELAACVKGVPRFDLGPRTDVLDGCPKAEGMMMMIRSLSPDVLIVDEIGRPEDAQAIHEAVHTGIRVVATAHGADYDDVRMRPVLKQLLEEGVFTRYVILQRRRGATAAYRIMDRYGKPLESIPVRKG, encoded by the coding sequence ATGCTCACAACGATTATGCATTTGTTCCCCCAGTCGCTCCGGCTTCTGTTAGCCGAACTGTCGCCAGAAGTACAAGCTAGCGTTGAAGAGATCCGGATACGAGAGTCGCGCCCTTTCGAGATTAGCTGGGGTGATCGGTATGCCTTTCTGGATGAGCGGGGCCAAATCGTCGCGCAGGAAGCCAGGGCCTATAAACCGAATCGTCAGGATTGTCTGACCCTGCTGGAGATGTTGACGAATCATTCCTTATACACCTTTGAAGAAGAGCTTAGGCGTGGCTATATCACCATTGTCGGAGGCCATCGAGTAGGACTAGCAGGACGTACGGTGCTGGAACAAGGCCATGTCAGACAAATTCGTGATGTGAGTTCCTTCAATATCCGGATTGCTCGTGAACTGCAAGGGGTTGGCCAAGCCGTGCTGCCGCACCTGTATGATCCCGTGATGAGAAGTATTCATCATACGCTCATCATTTCGCCGCCGCAGCAAGGGAAAACAACGCTCCTCCGTGATATCGCGAGATTAGTGAGCCGAGGTGAGTGGGGGACGGACAGTCTAGCGAATGCCGGCAAGAAGGTTGGGGTCATTGATGAACGATCCGAGTTGGCTGCTTGTGTGAAAGGTGTCCCTAGATTCGATCTTGGGCCGCGCACAGATGTCCTTGACGGTTGTCCCAAGGCGGAAGGCATGATGATGATGATACGGTCTTTATCACCTGATGTGCTGATCGTCGATGAAATTGGGCGCCCAGAAGATGCCCAAGCTATTCATGAAGCGGTTCATACCGGAATTCGGGTAGTCGCCACAGCTCACGGTGCCGACTACGATGATGTACGTATGCGGCCTGTACTCAAGCAACTGCTGGAAGAAGGTGTATTTACGAGATATGTCATCTTGCAGCGTCGCAGAGGGGCAACAGCTGCCTATCGGATCATGGATCGTTACGGCAAACCCCTCGAATCCATTCCAGTAAGGAAAGGATGA
- a CDS encoding YqhV family protein, whose translation MNKIVLTMASLRMMSGSIEIIAAILMLRLATVEKALLVNSGLALVGPLVLLATTTIGLVGIAEKLSYGKMLWVIAGVSCLFIGILKK comes from the coding sequence ATGAACAAAATTGTCCTAACGATGGCCTCGCTGAGGATGATGTCGGGAAGTATTGAGATTATTGCCGCTATTCTCATGTTGAGGCTGGCCACGGTGGAGAAGGCGCTCCTAGTGAACTCTGGTTTGGCTCTAGTAGGTCCTCTAGTACTATTAGCGACAACTACCATCGGTTTGGTAGGAATCGCTGAGAAGCTCTCCTATGGCAAGATGCTGTGGGTGATTGCGGGTGTAAGCTGTCTATTTATTGGTATTTTAAAAAAGTAA
- a CDS encoding phosphosulfolactate synthase: MEVTSYLKWNPVLADPTGQRQAKPRTLGQTMVMDKGLGMYAFQDLLNTSSSHLDMIKLGFGTSPLYPQDLLKSKINLAKERGICIYPGGTFLEVAITQHAVDSFFDMIIALGFNGVEISNGTIEIERKLRNELILRGMEEGLEVITEYGKKGWGSTIELEELIETVMIDTEHGAKLVTIEARESGIGVGIFDQAGKCKDEELQNVLSSVNGQQLLWEAPLKSQQVHLISMLGPDIHLGNISPDELIALEALRRGLRSDTLSLGTRKD; encoded by the coding sequence ATGGAAGTGACCTCTTATTTAAAATGGAACCCCGTTCTGGCCGACCCCACAGGACAAAGGCAGGCCAAACCTAGAACGCTGGGTCAAACGATGGTTATGGATAAAGGCTTGGGCATGTACGCTTTCCAGGATTTATTGAACACCTCCAGCAGTCATCTGGACATGATTAAACTTGGCTTCGGCACGTCGCCGCTCTATCCCCAAGACTTATTGAAAAGTAAAATCAATTTGGCCAAGGAAAGAGGGATTTGCATCTATCCCGGAGGCACTTTTTTGGAAGTGGCCATTACACAGCATGCTGTAGACTCCTTTTTTGATATGATCATCGCACTCGGCTTTAACGGGGTTGAAATTTCCAACGGAACGATTGAAATAGAACGCAAACTCAGAAATGAATTGATCCTTCGCGGTATGGAAGAGGGTTTGGAGGTCATCACGGAATATGGTAAAAAAGGGTGGGGTTCGACCATCGAATTGGAGGAGCTCATTGAAACTGTCATGATTGACACCGAACACGGAGCCAAACTGGTGACGATTGAAGCGCGGGAATCCGGAATAGGTGTGGGTATTTTCGATCAGGCAGGCAAATGTAAGGATGAGGAACTGCAGAATGTGCTTTCCTCCGTTAATGGGCAGCAGCTTCTATGGGAAGCGCCGCTCAAAAGTCAACAGGTGCATTTGATCAGCATGCTCGGGCCTGATATTCATTTGGGAAATATTTCACCGGATGAACTGATCGCACTGGAAGCATTGCGCAGAGGACTTCGTTCGGATACGTTGTCTTTGGGTACCAGAAAGGATTAG
- a CDS encoding 2-phosphosulfolactate phosphatase — protein sequence MHIEVVANIGEARSDDLLHKTVIVVDVLRATSTIITALANGCKAIVPVETVMKAKEQVQEGDLLGGERYCKKIPGFDFGNSPLEYTREAVQGKRIILTTTNGTRGIQKSMKADHILAGALLNGRACAQAAIAFKKDTVILCAGTQDVFSFEDGICAGLILEEFTRSLGEKNVLINDFGLTMRSSYLHSKDSLFETLVSCANGKKMSRSGFHDDLILCAKTNIMDQVPIWEHDQMILLPRSLARSAF from the coding sequence ATGCATATCGAGGTAGTCGCCAACATCGGCGAAGCAAGAAGTGACGATTTGCTTCATAAGACCGTCATTGTCGTTGATGTTTTACGTGCTACTAGCACGATCATCACCGCACTCGCTAACGGTTGCAAAGCGATTGTTCCTGTCGAAACCGTTATGAAGGCCAAGGAACAAGTTCAAGAGGGCGATCTCTTGGGCGGGGAACGTTACTGCAAAAAAATCCCCGGCTTTGATTTTGGCAATTCTCCCCTAGAATATACAAGAGAAGCCGTACAAGGCAAACGGATCATCCTTACGACGACGAATGGAACCAGAGGCATTCAGAAGTCGATGAAAGCCGACCACATCCTCGCAGGAGCCTTGCTCAACGGCCGAGCCTGCGCCCAAGCTGCCATTGCTTTCAAAAAAGATACGGTCATTCTATGCGCCGGTACACAGGATGTTTTTTCATTCGAAGACGGGATCTGCGCAGGGCTTATCTTGGAAGAGTTCACCCGTTCACTAGGCGAGAAAAACGTCCTCATCAATGATTTTGGTCTAACGATGAGAAGCAGTTACCTGCACAGCAAGGATAGCTTATTTGAAACGCTTGTTTCCTGTGCCAATGGCAAAAAAATGAGTAGATCCGGCTTTCACGATGATCTGATACTCTGTGCCAAGACGAATATCATGGATCAAGTCCCGATTTGGGAACATGATCAAATGATTCTGCTGCCGCGAAGCCTGGCACGCTCAGCGTTCTAA
- a CDS encoding DUF441 domain-containing protein — protein sequence MNGDILLVVLIIIGLIGRSPIITTAACLLLAVKLIGLDRFFPTMERRGLELGLLFLTVGVLVPFASERISMKDIVSVFTTWPGIIALLGGAIATYMNGKGLELLKIDPQLIVGLVIGSIFGIVFMRGIPVGPLMAAGITAFLLKLAYFIADKIR from the coding sequence ATGAATGGCGATATACTCTTGGTTGTATTGATTATTATCGGACTGATCGGCCGTTCGCCGATCATTACGACAGCGGCCTGCCTCTTGCTCGCGGTGAAGCTGATTGGTCTGGATCGCTTCTTTCCGACGATGGAGCGAAGAGGCTTGGAGCTCGGCTTGTTATTCCTGACTGTCGGGGTGCTCGTCCCTTTTGCGAGCGAGCGAATCTCCATGAAGGATATCGTTTCTGTTTTCACAACGTGGCCTGGCATCATCGCGCTCCTTGGCGGAGCCATCGCTACTTATATGAATGGCAAAGGGCTGGAACTACTGAAAATAGACCCACAATTAATTGTGGGTCTTGTCATCGGTTCTATCTTTGGCATTGTCTTTATGCGCGGTATTCCGGTAGGCCCTTTGATGGCTGCCGGCATAACGGCCTTTTTATTGAAATTAGCCTACTTTATTGCAGATAAAATAAGATAA
- a CDS encoding aspartate kinase, whose amino-acid sequence MSLIVMKFGGSSVGDAERMKRVAKRIVERKQAGHSCVVVVSAMGDTTDDLIDLSKQIYDGAPPAREMDMLLTTGEQVSVALLSMAIHNLGEQAVSYTGWQSGIYTEAVHGKARISDIQPQRVLNAIEQGNVVIVAGFQGMTEAGEITTLGRGGSDTTAVALAAAIKADLCEIYTDVDGIYSTDPRIVKVARKLNEISYDEMLELANLGAAVLHPRAVEYAKNYNVTLVVRSSFTYNEGTNVKEEAVMEQGIVVRGIAYDKNVARISILGVPEKPGQLAKVFISLAEVQIDVDIIVQSGVINGSADFSFTTTLADRERALAVIEQIREEIGYREVTSEVNLVKVSIVGAGMVSTPGVAATMFKVISDLGISISLVSTSEIKMSCVIDNSNSNLTEVISALHTAYGLDTTEQAFVGGPEDRR is encoded by the coding sequence TTGTCTCTAATCGTGATGAAATTTGGCGGTAGCTCTGTCGGTGATGCGGAGCGAATGAAACGTGTTGCAAAAAGGATTGTAGAACGAAAGCAAGCAGGACATAGCTGTGTTGTTGTCGTTTCGGCAATGGGAGATACAACAGATGATTTGATCGACCTGTCTAAGCAAATTTACGATGGAGCCCCACCGGCTCGTGAAATGGATATGCTGTTAACGACCGGGGAGCAAGTATCTGTCGCATTATTATCGATGGCGATACATAATCTTGGCGAACAAGCCGTGTCTTACACGGGTTGGCAAAGTGGGATTTACACGGAAGCTGTTCATGGAAAAGCAAGGATTTCCGATATTCAGCCGCAGCGTGTTTTGAACGCGATTGAACAAGGCAATGTGGTCATCGTTGCCGGATTCCAGGGGATGACCGAAGCTGGTGAGATTACAACACTGGGTCGCGGCGGATCGGACACAACAGCTGTCGCGCTGGCTGCTGCTATCAAAGCAGACCTGTGCGAAATCTACACGGATGTGGACGGGATTTATTCAACAGACCCGCGCATCGTGAAAGTGGCAAGAAAGCTGAATGAAATTTCTTATGACGAAATGCTGGAGCTGGCTAATTTGGGAGCTGCGGTTCTTCATCCTAGGGCTGTTGAATATGCCAAAAATTACAACGTTACCCTCGTGGTGCGTTCAAGCTTTACTTACAATGAAGGTACCAACGTGAAGGAGGAAGCAGTGATGGAACAAGGAATCGTTGTTCGTGGCATCGCGTATGACAAGAATGTAGCAAGAATTAGTATTCTGGGTGTTCCTGAGAAACCGGGGCAATTGGCTAAAGTGTTCATTTCACTTGCTGAAGTGCAAATTGACGTTGATATTATTGTACAAAGCGGTGTGATCAATGGTTCCGCTGATTTCTCTTTCACGACGACCCTTGCTGATCGCGAGCGGGCCTTAGCGGTTATCGAACAAATCCGTGAAGAGATTGGTTACCGCGAAGTTACTTCCGAAGTAAACCTTGTGAAGGTGTCCATCGTTGGAGCAGGCATGGTAAGTACGCCTGGTGTCGCTGCTACGATGTTCAAAGTGATTTCCGACTTGGGCATTTCCATCTCGCTGGTTAGCACCTCCGAGATCAAAATGTCCTGCGTCATTGATAACTCCAATTCCAACTTAACCGAAGTGATAAGTGCTTTGCACACGGCTTATGGCTTGGACACTACCGAGCAAGCTTTCGTTGGCGGGCCGGAAGATCGCCGCTAA
- the efp gene encoding elongation factor P, with amino-acid sequence MISVNDFKTGLTITVEHDIFTVLDFQHVKPGKGAAFVRSKLKNLRNGNTVERTFRAGENVGRAHIDNREVQFLYSGGDEFTFMDTETYDQFALSREQLKWELNFLLENMNIKILSYQGEILGINLPKSVDLKVVETEPGIKGNTAQGALKSAKVETGLSVQVPLFINEGDVLTVDTEDGRYISRAQS; translated from the coding sequence GTGATATCAGTTAACGATTTCAAAACAGGTCTTACGATTACAGTAGAGCATGATATTTTTACCGTTCTGGATTTCCAACACGTGAAGCCAGGTAAAGGTGCAGCATTCGTGCGCTCCAAGCTTAAAAACCTGCGTAACGGAAACACAGTTGAACGTACGTTCCGCGCTGGTGAGAACGTAGGCCGCGCACACATCGACAATCGTGAAGTGCAATTCCTTTATTCCGGCGGCGATGAATTTACGTTCATGGATACAGAAACTTACGATCAGTTCGCTCTTTCCCGCGAGCAGTTGAAATGGGAATTGAACTTCTTGCTCGAAAACATGAACATCAAAATTTTGAGCTATCAAGGTGAAATCCTCGGGATTAACTTGCCGAAGAGCGTTGACTTGAAAGTTGTTGAAACAGAGCCGGGCATCAAAGGCAACACAGCACAAGGCGCTCTCAAAAGTGCAAAAGTGGAAACTGGACTTTCCGTTCAAGTGCCGCTTTTCATCAATGAAGGCGACGTTCTTACTGTAGATACCGAAGATGGCAGATACATCTCTCGTGCTCAGTCTTAA